Proteins from a genomic interval of Streptomyces sp. SID8374:
- a CDS encoding M14 family metallocarboxypeptidase, translating to MTPRTTRALRMLSPQPWLGPVAHPGRPPSGTRRGGPAVRRRSAVVAAVLGALAVPFAMAPAEAAPHPPRTGFEASDGARWTGLGEEQAFLGAVDRGSDRAAVERIGTTEEGRPLQLVRIGEQRPATTTVLLICSQHGDEPAGREACLTTLRDLAFAEDRATRAFLSRTTVLVLPTANPDGRAADTRGNADGVDINRDHIALETTEGRAVAAVVRDERPDVIYDLHEYGATQPYYDKDLFVLWPRNLNVDSRVHDLSRTLSERYVRPAATGAGYSSGIYGIWTDPVTGDPIKQTAGDGQERILRNTSGLKHAVGLLIESRIDALSEAEKDDPALNHRRRVHSQQTALGGLFDFTQEQRARIRAATALSRLSGYADRGPVYLGGADNDPAGPGEVLTDPPCGYRLEAAQYAGVKDGLALHGVRSHRDGAGAYVPLRQSARSLIPLLLDQRASYSITSGQADTAC from the coding sequence ATGACCCCTCGCACCACCCGCGCGCTCCGCATGCTCAGCCCGCAGCCCTGGCTAGGGCCGGTCGCCCACCCCGGCCGCCCGCCGTCCGGTACGCGGCGCGGAGGCCCGGCGGTCCGGCGCCGGAGTGCGGTGGTGGCAGCGGTCCTGGGCGCGCTGGCCGTTCCGTTCGCCATGGCACCCGCCGAGGCCGCGCCGCATCCGCCGCGCACCGGGTTCGAGGCGAGCGACGGGGCGCGCTGGACCGGGCTGGGGGAGGAGCAGGCCTTCCTGGGGGCGGTGGACCGGGGGAGCGACCGGGCCGCCGTCGAACGGATCGGGACGACCGAGGAGGGTCGCCCCCTCCAGCTCGTACGCATCGGAGAGCAGCGCCCCGCCACCACCACGGTCCTGCTGATATGCAGTCAGCACGGCGACGAGCCCGCCGGGCGTGAGGCCTGTCTGACCACCTTGCGCGACCTGGCCTTCGCCGAGGACCGCGCCACCCGCGCCTTCCTCTCCCGTACGACCGTGCTGGTGCTGCCCACGGCCAACCCCGACGGGCGCGCCGCCGACACCCGGGGCAACGCCGACGGCGTCGACATCAACCGGGACCACATCGCCCTGGAGACCACGGAGGGCCGGGCCGTCGCGGCCGTCGTCCGCGACGAACGGCCCGATGTCATCTACGACTTGCACGAGTACGGTGCAACGCAGCCGTACTACGACAAGGACCTCTTCGTCCTGTGGCCCCGCAACCTGAACGTCGACAGCCGTGTCCACGACCTCTCGCGCACTCTCTCCGAGCGGTACGTGCGGCCCGCCGCGACCGGGGCCGGCTACAGCAGCGGCATCTACGGCATCTGGACCGACCCCGTCACCGGCGACCCCATCAAGCAGACGGCCGGGGACGGCCAGGAACGCATCCTGCGCAACACCTCCGGCCTCAAGCACGCCGTCGGCCTCCTCATCGAGTCGCGCATCGACGCCCTGAGCGAGGCGGAGAAGGACGACCCCGCCCTCAACCACCGGCGCAGGGTCCACTCCCAGCAGACCGCGCTCGGCGGCCTCTTCGACTTCACACAGGAGCAGCGCGCCCGCATCCGCGCCGCCACCGCGCTCTCGCGCCTGAGCGGGTACGCCGACCGCGGCCCCGTATACCTGGGCGGCGCCGACAACGATCCGGCCGGGCCCGGCGAGGTCCTCACCGACCCGCCGTGCGGCTACCGGCTGGAGGCCGCCCAGTACGCCGGGGTGAAGGACGGACTCGCCCTGCACGGCGTCCGGTCCCACCGGGACGGAGCTGGCGCATATGTGCCCCTGCGGCAGTCGGCCAGGAGCCTGATTCCGCTGCTCCTCGACCAGCGGGCGTCATATTCCATCACATCTGGTCAAGCTGATACGGCTTGTTGA